Below is a window of Candidatus Blochmanniella vafra str. BVAF DNA.
GTTAGATGAGTTTGAAACTGTAGGTAATACGATACGATCGTTTGCATCTGATAACGCAACGGTAGTTATAGGTACTTCTTTAGATCCCGATATTAATGATGAGTTACGAGTGACAGTAGTGGCTACTGGAATTGGCATTGATAAACGGTCAGAATCGATATTATCGAATACCAATCAAGAAGAAATAAAAACAACACAACAGGATAATTGTTATCATCATAATGCTTCTATTCAAAAAACGTCTGCTTTTTTTAATGAATCTAGGTGTGCTTTGGATAATTCAGTAACTCAGGATAATACACTTTCTGATACAGAGACAGAATACTTAGATATTCCTGCTTTTTTGAGGAAATAATGATGAGATATTTCAAGTATATATAGCATGAAACTTCAATTTTTTGTTTATTGTGATTTAGATTTCGTATCATAATGGTATATAGGTAATGCTTAAACAACGTACATTAAAGAAAATCACTCGTATCGCTGGAGTGGGATTACATACTGGTCGATTGGTTACTGCGACTTTATATCCTGCATTAGCAAATACTGGGGTGATTTACCGTCGTATTGATTTAAAGCCATCTGTAGATTTTAATGTAAATATTGAATCTGTAGGTAATACTACGTTATGTACATGTTTAAGAGATGAGTATGGAATTCATCAAGTTTGTACTATTGAACATTTGAATGCTGCTTTATCAGGTTTAGGGATAGATAATATTATTGTAGAATTAGATGCTTCTGAGGTCCCAATTATGGATGGGAGCGCTAATCCATTTGTATCATTATTGATGAATGCTGGAGTACAAGAATTAAATGTTTCTAAGAAATTTTTTAAGTTAAAGCAAATTGTACGAGTTGAGGAAAAAGATAAATGGGCTGAATTAAAACCTCATGATGGATTTACATTGGATTTTACTATTGAGTATAAATATTCCATGATGGAACCTATATGTCAGCATTATTTTTTTAATTTTTCTACTCAATCGTTTATAGCAGAAATCAGCGCAGCAAGAACTTTTGGTTTTATAAATAGGGTTAAAGATTTAAAAAATCGGGGGTTTATTTTAGGGGGGGATCTGAATTCTGTTGTTGTTATAGGTAATAATAGTAAGGTCCTCAATATAGGAGGATTGCGTTTTGATAATGAATTAGTAAGACATAAAGTTCTTGATGCTATTGGGGATTTATTTGTTTGTGGATATAATATGCTTGGCTCTTTTTCTGCTTTTAAATCTGGGCATTCTTTACATAATAAATTACTTAGAACTGTTTTATCGTGTCAAGAGTCATGGGAAATTATTTCTTGTATAGAGTAGATACAAGTAAAATATTTAATTAAGATATATTTTGAATAGTTTTTTAGGATTATGTAATTAAGGTACTATTGTGGGCATATAGACTTATAGAAATAACAGAGTAATAATGCTCTCACAAAGTATATAAAATGTGTGTTAATTTATGTGTATTATGATAAATAGAGAGTAGTATGTAAATGTAAGTATATACTTGCAATTAGATTTAAAATAATAGGTTAAGTATTTTATATGTTTTATATATCAAAATGATACATAAATACAGGTAGTTATTTATGGATATTTAAAATTGTATGTTAATATTTTATTACATTGATTAACTTATGTTTATAAGAGTGAATCAAATTTTTAGGGGGGTATTAATTTTTATGTTTAATATACTTTTTGAATAAAAGTACGTAATTTATTAATATCAATTAGGGGTAAAGTTGTATCAGGAAAACAGATGAGATTTTCTATAACAAGTATAGAGTAAATTTAAGCGATAGTATTGTGTGTAATGTTATTTTAATTAAATATTAAGTTTGAAATTAAGATTAAGTTATTATGGCGATTTCATTCCAGTTCTTGAAAAATCTTTTTAAAAATAGAAATGAACGTATGTTGTTACGTATGCAAAAAACAGTGGATGTGATAAATTTGTTAGAACAGGATATGGAAAGATTGAGTGATGTTCAATTATCTAATAAAACTAATGAATTTCGTAATTTGATTAAATCTGGAGTCAGTATAGATCAATTATTACCACAAGCATTTGCTGTTGTGCGTGAAGCTATAAAAAGGATTTTTAATATACGTCTTTTTGATGTGCAGTTATTGGGAGGTATTGTATTAAATAATCGTTGTGTAGCTGAAATGCGTACTGGAGAGGGTAAAACTTTAACAGCTACATTGCCTGCTTATTTAAATGCTTTAAGTGGAAAAGGAGTGCATATCGTTACAGTAAATAATTATTTAGCAAATAGAGACGCAACATATAATCGACTTTTATTTGAATTTTTAGGTTTGAGTGTGGGAATAAATTTACCAGAACAATCTGCATCTTTAAAACGTTTGGCATATAATGCAGATATTACGTATGGTACTAATAATGAGTATGGATTTGATTATTTACGTGATAATATGGTGTTTTCTATTAAAGATAGAGTACAACGTACGTTACATTATGCATTAATAGATGAAGTAGATTCTATTTTAATCGATGAAGCTCGTACTCCTTTAGTGATTTCTGGTCCATCAGATAATTCTTCATCATTGTATTTAAAAATTAATGAATTAGTGTGTGAGGTTATTAAAAAAAATAAGAATAATATTATATCTGATTCAAAAAAAGAATATTTTACGGTTGATGAGAAAATTAAGCAGGTTATTTTAACTGAAACAGGACTTGTGTTAATAGAAAAGTTATTAATTGAATCTAGATTGATGCAATCGGGTGAGTCATTATATTCTTCTGATAATATCATATTGATGTATCATGTAAATTCAGCGTTACGTGCTCATATCTTATTTACGCGTGAAGTAGATTATATAGTTAAAAAGGGAGAAGTATTAATTATTGATGAACATACAGGTCGAGTGATGCCTGGTCGTCGTTGGTCAGATGGGTTACATCAGGCAATAGAAGCTAAAGAACATGTAACAATTCAAGATGAAAATCAAACATTAGCTTCGATTACTTTTCAAAATTATTTTCGTTTATATGCAAAGTTAGCTGGTATGACAGGTACTGCGTATACTGAATCCTTTGAGTTTAGATCTATTTATAAGTTGGATACC
It encodes the following:
- the lpxC gene encoding UDP-3-O-acyl-N-acetylglucosamine deacetylase is translated as MLKQRTLKKITRIAGVGLHTGRLVTATLYPALANTGVIYRRIDLKPSVDFNVNIESVGNTTLCTCLRDEYGIHQVCTIEHLNAALSGLGIDNIIVELDASEVPIMDGSANPFVSLLMNAGVQELNVSKKFFKLKQIVRVEEKDKWAELKPHDGFTLDFTIEYKYSMMEPICQHYFFNFSTQSFIAEISAARTFGFINRVKDLKNRGFILGGDLNSVVVIGNNSKVLNIGGLRFDNELVRHKVLDAIGDLFVCGYNMLGSFSAFKSGHSLHNKLLRTVLSCQESWEIISCIE